In the genome of Nocardia sp. NBC_00416, one region contains:
- a CDS encoding lipase family protein yields the protein MDRNLLVRALGAVLLSGVTAVSALGASPAVAAPLYPLPDPDPFYAAPGDIAEKSPGEILETRTMPPLPIFPGTTVTLVKFRSANSRGLPIAATSTVLTPQWRVPDGPLLSYQHIINGLGARCAVSRVLYTPDPTLQVREAAALNAVLARGWSVALPDHLGPTFAYGAARLGGQITLDGIRAARAAGLGLSGSRIAMAGYSGGGMATAWAAALAPHYAPELEIAGAATGGVPMNLVRMLEAVNTTPHPAFGLVMAAGIGLEREYPDSFPISDSMNTRGLAARGTVANGCTNEILAAGAGHNVAEYATSMSLVSDAEARAVVEQNSLELFDGVPNIPIFEWHSASDPLIPVDSIVRTNRRYCDAGVPVQAELTISPEHLSAAVLGVPAVLTWLEGRFRGDRAPSNC from the coding sequence ATCGATCGAAATCTATTGGTACGCGCCCTCGGCGCCGTACTCCTCAGCGGCGTGACGGCGGTATCTGCGCTCGGCGCGAGCCCAGCCGTAGCCGCGCCGCTCTATCCACTACCCGATCCGGACCCCTTCTATGCCGCCCCCGGCGATATCGCGGAGAAATCGCCGGGCGAGATATTGGAAACGCGGACCATGCCGCCACTTCCGATATTCCCGGGCACCACCGTGACCCTGGTGAAATTCCGCTCGGCGAATTCGCGCGGACTGCCGATCGCGGCGACCTCTACCGTGCTCACGCCACAGTGGCGCGTCCCCGATGGACCGCTGCTGTCCTACCAGCACATCATCAACGGCCTCGGCGCCCGCTGCGCGGTCTCCCGGGTGCTCTACACACCCGATCCGACCCTGCAGGTCCGCGAAGCCGCCGCACTGAACGCGGTGCTGGCCCGCGGATGGAGTGTGGCCCTGCCCGACCACCTCGGCCCGACCTTCGCCTACGGCGCGGCCCGGCTCGGTGGCCAGATCACCCTGGACGGCATCCGGGCCGCACGGGCGGCCGGACTGGGCCTGAGCGGCAGCCGCATCGCCATGGCCGGATATTCCGGCGGCGGTATGGCCACGGCATGGGCGGCCGCGCTGGCCCCGCACTACGCACCCGAACTGGAGATCGCCGGCGCCGCGACCGGTGGTGTCCCGATGAATCTGGTGCGCATGCTCGAGGCGGTGAACACCACTCCGCATCCCGCCTTCGGTCTCGTCATGGCGGCCGGTATCGGACTCGAACGCGAATATCCCGATAGTTTTCCCATCAGCGATTCGATGAACACCCGGGGCCTGGCCGCCCGCGGCACCGTCGCCAACGGCTGCACCAATGAGATTCTGGCCGCCGGGGCGGGGCACAATGTGGCCGAATACGCCACCAGCATGTCGCTGGTGAGCGACGCGGAAGCACGCGCGGTGGTCGAGCAGAACAGTCTGGAATTGTTCGACGGCGTGCCGAACATACCCATTTTCGAATGGCATTCGGCCAGCGATCCGCTCATTCCGGTGGATTCCATCGTCCGGACGAACCGGCGGTACTGCGACGCCGGGGTGCCGGTGCAGGCAGAACTGACGATATCCCCGGAACATCTGTCCGCGGCAGTACTCGGCGTCCCCGCGGTGCTCACCTGGCTCGAGGGACGTTTCCGCGGCGACCGGGCTCCCTCGAACTGCTGA
- a CDS encoding arabinosyltransferase domain-containing protein: protein MVRADEAPSGEQPGAIRPARGQWARWVALIAGLLATLCAVAVPLLPVHVDRTTLAWPQDGSTRSISAPLMSYAPLTFDVTIPGAALAQLSERGGPAAATMPADAPDLEKYGFVARVQPERNGEPARLEVILRSQSMFGVPLDSLTGATLTVHSDSSSTTAELTGTDTEPVVLYGDFRPQLVGIFSDLPSSGGTSVTAEVDSRFSVEPTLLKRAATVLAVVFTLVSLAALYRLDRSRGLRMRRLIPRRWRTFTGIDATVLATLLLWHFIGSTTSDDGYQFGMARTSLASGYMANYFRFFGVPENPVGTPPYDVIAQMTEISTASPWVRLPTLLAGVIAWLALSREVMPRLGTRLRHDKIVVWTGALGFLAIWLPYNNGLRPEPVIAVAVLLTWCFVERAIAAKRLLPYAIAVLIAAFSLTAAPSGVICFAPLAAGARSVVRFGIDRARALTATAAGQDGPLGSAGSRPRWVSRLPAYGALLAPLAAAGTLVLVFAFGVQPLSALFEMTRVHNAVGPAVPWYDDYQAYQRLFTPTADGSIGRRFGVVAMWLGLLVCTFVMLRKGSRIPCVASGPAKRLLGITFGAMLLMATVPTKFTHHNGVFAGLAGAVAVVTAVAVGPKVLRAPRYRALFAAIVAVVMAQIFTGVNKWFYASGHGIPWWDRAPTIGGVAMSQIFLTIAVLCLLLAAWWHVRAPEPGTPHRVSPRAWRLVKVPPLTVAAALIVLFQVGSFATAAATQYPAFSLARSNIDAVLGKPCGLANDVLVETDPDASMLAPLNGDPASTFTGDASGFVPNGVDDVTSDDDDQSKDDDSIADALDRSDNSSGTQTGGAPLPFGLSPGTPVLGTAGQQEAAELTTGWYRLPDPGDRQGIMAITAAGRFRAITQDGSVMPGQPVDIEYGSTDSATTARPLGTVIPIDIGPTPSWRNLRVPLDQIPEQADVVRIVAKDKTLDPEQWIALTPPRIPQTRTLNDLIGSDQPVLLDWAVGLQFPCQRPYDHKDGIAQTPGWRILPDRPAANTTNLWQRHDGGGPLGWSRQLLSSQTLATYLKDDWSHDWGQLQRLTPLDTAARTAVPTVTQEPRSGLWSPGHINVSW, encoded by the coding sequence ATGGTGAGGGCGGACGAGGCGCCCTCGGGCGAGCAACCCGGGGCCATTCGGCCCGCACGCGGACAATGGGCGAGGTGGGTGGCCCTGATCGCCGGCCTGCTCGCGACACTGTGCGCCGTCGCGGTGCCACTGCTGCCGGTGCACGTCGACCGGACCACGCTCGCATGGCCCCAGGACGGTTCGACCCGCAGCATCAGCGCGCCGCTGATGTCGTACGCGCCGCTGACCTTCGATGTCACCATTCCCGGCGCCGCATTGGCGCAGCTGTCCGAACGTGGCGGACCGGCCGCCGCGACCATGCCCGCGGACGCGCCCGACCTCGAGAAGTACGGTTTCGTCGCTCGGGTGCAGCCCGAACGCAACGGTGAACCCGCACGCCTCGAGGTGATACTGCGCAGCCAGTCGATGTTCGGCGTCCCGCTGGACAGCCTTACCGGCGCCACCCTCACGGTGCATTCCGACAGCTCGTCCACCACGGCGGAGCTGACCGGCACCGATACCGAGCCGGTGGTGCTGTACGGGGATTTCCGGCCCCAGCTGGTCGGGATCTTCAGCGATCTGCCCAGTTCGGGCGGTACCTCGGTCACCGCGGAGGTGGACAGCCGGTTCTCGGTCGAGCCGACGCTCCTCAAACGCGCCGCCACGGTGCTGGCGGTGGTGTTCACACTGGTCTCCCTGGCGGCGCTGTACCGGTTGGACCGATCCCGCGGGCTTCGGATGCGACGTCTGATACCGCGGCGCTGGCGCACCTTCACCGGCATCGACGCCACGGTGCTCGCGACCCTGCTGCTGTGGCATTTCATCGGCTCCACGACCTCCGACGACGGCTACCAGTTCGGCATGGCCCGCACCTCACTGGCCTCCGGTTACATGGCCAATTACTTCCGGTTCTTCGGCGTGCCCGAGAATCCGGTCGGCACGCCGCCCTACGACGTGATCGCGCAGATGACCGAGATCAGCACCGCCAGCCCGTGGGTGCGGCTGCCCACCCTGCTGGCCGGGGTCATCGCGTGGCTGGCGCTGAGCCGCGAGGTCATGCCCCGGCTCGGAACGCGGTTACGCCACGACAAGATCGTGGTGTGGACCGGCGCACTGGGATTTCTCGCGATATGGCTCCCCTACAACAACGGTCTGCGGCCGGAACCGGTGATCGCGGTCGCGGTCCTGCTCACCTGGTGTTTCGTCGAACGCGCCATCGCGGCGAAACGGCTGCTGCCCTACGCGATAGCCGTGCTGATCGCCGCGTTCAGTCTCACCGCGGCGCCCTCGGGGGTGATCTGTTTCGCGCCCCTGGCGGCCGGGGCACGTTCGGTGGTGCGATTCGGCATCGACCGGGCCCGCGCGCTGACCGCGACCGCCGCCGGGCAGGACGGCCCGCTCGGCTCCGCCGGATCCCGGCCCCGGTGGGTTTCCCGGCTGCCGGCCTACGGCGCACTGCTGGCCCCACTCGCCGCGGCCGGCACACTGGTACTGGTCTTCGCGTTCGGCGTACAGCCGCTCTCGGCGCTGTTCGAGATGACCCGCGTGCACAACGCGGTCGGGCCCGCGGTGCCCTGGTACGACGACTACCAGGCCTACCAGCGCCTGTTCACCCCCACCGCGGACGGCTCGATCGGCCGCCGCTTCGGGGTCGTCGCGATGTGGCTCGGCCTGCTGGTGTGCACCTTCGTGATGCTGCGCAAGGGCAGCCGGATCCCCTGTGTCGCGTCGGGTCCGGCGAAACGGCTACTGGGAATCACCTTCGGTGCGATGCTGCTGATGGCGACCGTGCCGACGAAGTTCACCCACCACAACGGTGTCTTCGCCGGACTGGCCGGAGCGGTCGCCGTCGTCACGGCGGTGGCGGTGGGCCCGAAGGTGCTGCGGGCCCCGCGTTACCGGGCACTGTTCGCGGCCATCGTGGCGGTGGTGATGGCGCAGATCTTCACCGGCGTCAACAAGTGGTTCTACGCGTCCGGCCACGGTATTCCGTGGTGGGACCGGGCGCCGACGATCGGCGGCGTCGCAATGAGCCAGATCTTCCTGACCATCGCCGTGCTCTGCCTGCTGCTCGCCGCCTGGTGGCATGTCCGGGCGCCGGAACCGGGTACACCGCACCGGGTCTCGCCGCGCGCCTGGCGGCTGGTGAAAGTACCTCCGTTGACGGTGGCCGCGGCGCTGATCGTACTGTTCCAGGTGGGTTCGTTCGCGACGGCCGCGGCGACCCAGTATCCGGCGTTCTCGCTGGCTCGTTCCAATATCGACGCGGTACTGGGCAAGCCGTGCGGGCTCGCCAACGATGTACTGGTCGAGACCGACCCCGATGCCTCGATGCTCGCGCCGCTCAACGGTGACCCGGCGAGCACCTTCACCGGTGACGCGTCCGGATTCGTACCCAACGGCGTCGACGACGTCACCTCCGACGACGACGATCAGTCGAAAGACGACGACAGCATCGCGGACGCGCTGGATAGGTCCGACAACAGCTCCGGGACGCAAACCGGTGGCGCGCCACTGCCCTTCGGGCTCTCCCCCGGCACTCCTGTTCTCGGCACCGCCGGACAGCAGGAGGCTGCGGAGCTGACCACCGGCTGGTACCGGTTACCGGACCCCGGCGACCGCCAGGGGATCATGGCGATCACCGCGGCGGGCCGGTTCCGCGCGATCACGCAGGACGGTTCGGTGATGCCCGGACAACCCGTGGACATCGAATACGGCAGCACGGATTCGGCGACCACGGCGCGGCCGCTCGGCACGGTGATACCGATCGATATCGGTCCGACGCCGTCGTGGCGGAACCTGCGGGTGCCGTTGGACCAGATACCGGAACAGGCCGATGTAGTGCGCATCGTCGCCAAGGACAAGACGCTGGACCCCGAGCAGTGGATCGCGTTGACGCCGCCGCGGATCCCGCAGACCCGCACGCTGAACGACCTGATCGGATCGGACCAGCCGGTCCTGCTCGATTGGGCCGTGGGCCTGCAGTTCCCGTGTCAACGGCCCTACGACCACAAGGACGGTATCGCGCAGACGCCCGGCTGGCGCATCCTGCCCGACCGGCCGGCCGCCAACACCACCAATCTGTGGCAGCGTCACGATGGCGGCGGGCCGCTCGGCTGGAGTCGGCAGCTGCTCAGCTCGCAGACCCTGGCCACCTATCTGAAGGACGATTGGAGCCACGATTGGGGTCAGCTACAGCGGTTGACCCCCCTCGACACCGCGGCGCGGACCGCGGTGCCGACGGTCACCCAGGAGCCCCGATCCGGTCTCTGGAGTCCCGGGCATATCAACGTCTCCTGGTAA
- a CDS encoding FkbM family methyltransferase, which yields MLNTLQTLKLDDGRVVTCPSPAEARFLWGEITAEPGFYRRAAARLRPGDIALDIGANIGLSAMLFAAACPGARVIAAEPVPVTFQCLERNMSAFVPDGVPLRVAVGAAPGVLPLTWYPQAPANSGLYADRDEDDAATRTFLRNSGLDDEAIAMITAGLHQGEQIEVDVTTVSAILDEHGPDAEIGVLKVDVERAELDVLRGIAAADWPRIRTVVAEVHDSADRLAQVDELLSGRGLSAEIRQDPSLRGTDIYEVYAERKG from the coding sequence ATGCTGAACACTCTTCAGACGCTCAAGCTCGACGATGGCAGAGTCGTCACCTGCCCGAGTCCCGCGGAGGCCCGGTTTCTGTGGGGCGAGATCACGGCGGAGCCGGGTTTCTACCGGCGGGCCGCCGCCAGGTTGCGCCCCGGGGACATCGCACTCGATATCGGCGCGAACATCGGGCTCAGCGCGATGCTGTTCGCCGCGGCGTGCCCGGGCGCCCGAGTGATCGCGGCAGAGCCCGTTCCGGTGACTTTCCAGTGTCTGGAACGCAATATGTCCGCCTTCGTCCCGGACGGTGTCCCGCTGCGCGTCGCGGTCGGGGCCGCGCCCGGCGTCCTCCCGCTCACCTGGTACCCGCAGGCTCCGGCCAATTCCGGTCTCTATGCCGACCGCGACGAGGACGATGCCGCGACCAGAACGTTCCTTCGCAACAGCGGCCTCGACGATGAGGCCATCGCGATGATCACGGCGGGCCTGCACCAGGGTGAGCAGATCGAGGTCGACGTCACCACGGTGTCGGCGATATTGGACGAGCACGGGCCCGACGCCGAGATCGGTGTCCTCAAGGTCGATGTCGAGCGGGCCGAACTGGATGTGTTGCGGGGAATCGCCGCCGCCGATTGGCCCCGGATCCGCACCGTCGTCGCGGAGGTGCACGACAGTGCCGATCGGTTGGCGCAGGTCGACGAATTACTGAGCGGCCGGGGTCTTTCCGCGGAGATCCGCCAGGATCCGAGTCTGCGCGGTACCGATATCTACGAGGTGTACGCCGAGAGGAAGGGGTGA
- the helR gene encoding RNA polymerase recycling motor ATPase HelR yields MSEQGYETELRSERTYVDGLYEQLDAERARAGERYAATLRGNGGTLLDRDAEVRALAKEVKRLDVADNKLCFGRLDTLSGEVSYIGRIGLLDADNEFESKLLDWRAPASRAFYVATAATPENMRRRRQFHSRGRRVVDYTDEVLGRPDGAERGDAALLAAVAAPRGDGMRDIVATIQAEQDEIIRLDHPGVLVIEGGPGTGKTVVALHRVAYLLYTQRERIERHGVLVVGPNPAFLNHIGRVLPSLGESDVVFTTTGDLVPGLHVTAEDAPEATRIKGSLQILEVLAAAIADRQRLPQRPLPIELADVTVRIDAETAEWAREEARVSGRPHNEARTVFREIITYVLTERAIGRIGRGWLTRSDRDAWEDLRKDLIEELAGNDAFTAALDELWPVLTPEALLAQLFAAPERLRAAGAEQALWRAEGDAWTVSDVPLLDELVDLLGGDKSADVAAEREDKAQAQYAAGVLDLMVGREDMMDDEDHLFAQDMLYAEDLADRFVERDTRELVERAAADRDWTYRHVVVDEAQELSEMDWRVLMRRCPGRSFTVVGDLVQRRSAAGAKSWKTMLEPYVPGRWQYRSLSVNYRTPAEIMTVAAALLAEFAPGVQPPESVRACGVRPWSRQVTAAELDAAIAEFVQEEAGREGTSVVIGPPGVPGAVPASETKGLEFDSVLIVEPERILAEGPRGTAELYVALTRATQRLGVLHRAPLPPALAGLTDVGAPVHAGNR; encoded by the coding sequence ATGTCAGAGCAGGGGTACGAGACCGAGCTGCGGTCCGAGCGGACCTACGTGGACGGGCTCTACGAACAGCTGGACGCCGAGCGCGCCCGAGCCGGGGAACGGTACGCCGCGACGTTGCGGGGAAACGGCGGGACCCTGCTGGATCGCGATGCCGAGGTGCGCGCGCTGGCCAAAGAGGTGAAGCGGCTCGACGTGGCGGACAACAAACTGTGCTTCGGCCGACTGGACACCCTGTCGGGCGAGGTCTCCTATATCGGGCGGATCGGCCTGCTCGACGCGGACAACGAGTTCGAATCGAAATTACTCGATTGGCGGGCGCCCGCGTCTCGCGCGTTCTACGTCGCCACCGCCGCGACCCCGGAGAACATGCGGCGCCGTCGCCAGTTCCACAGTCGCGGTCGACGCGTGGTCGACTACACCGACGAGGTGCTGGGACGTCCCGACGGGGCCGAACGTGGCGACGCGGCCCTGCTCGCGGCGGTCGCGGCACCACGCGGTGACGGGATGCGCGATATCGTCGCGACGATCCAGGCCGAACAGGACGAGATCATCCGGCTCGATCACCCAGGGGTCCTGGTGATCGAGGGCGGGCCGGGCACCGGGAAGACGGTGGTGGCGCTGCATCGCGTCGCCTACCTGCTCTACACCCAGCGGGAACGGATAGAGCGCCACGGGGTGCTCGTCGTCGGCCCCAACCCGGCGTTCCTGAACCACATCGGCCGCGTGCTGCCGTCGCTCGGCGAGTCCGATGTGGTGTTCACGACCACCGGTGACCTCGTCCCCGGCCTGCACGTCACCGCGGAGGACGCGCCGGAGGCCACGCGGATCAAAGGGTCGCTGCAGATCCTCGAGGTGCTGGCGGCGGCGATCGCCGATCGGCAGCGGCTGCCGCAGCGACCGCTGCCCATCGAACTCGCCGACGTGACGGTGCGTATCGATGCCGAGACCGCGGAATGGGCCCGGGAGGAGGCGCGCGTGAGCGGGCGACCGCACAACGAAGCCCGCACGGTGTTCCGGGAGATCATCACCTATGTGCTCACCGAACGGGCGATCGGCCGGATCGGCCGGGGCTGGCTGACCAGGTCGGACCGTGACGCCTGGGAAGACCTGCGCAAAGATCTGATCGAGGAGCTCGCGGGAAACGACGCCTTCACCGCGGCGCTCGACGAGCTCTGGCCGGTGCTGACGCCGGAAGCGCTGCTGGCACAGCTGTTCGCCGCACCCGAGCGGCTACGCGCGGCCGGCGCGGAACAGGCGCTGTGGCGCGCCGAGGGTGACGCCTGGACGGTATCGGACGTGCCGCTGCTCGACGAACTGGTCGATCTGCTGGGTGGTGACAAGTCGGCGGATGTGGCGGCCGAGCGGGAAGACAAGGCCCAGGCCCAGTACGCGGCCGGCGTGCTGGATCTCATGGTCGGGCGCGAGGACATGATGGACGACGAGGACCATCTGTTCGCCCAGGACATGCTGTACGCCGAGGATCTGGCCGACCGTTTCGTCGAGCGCGATACCCGGGAGCTCGTCGAACGCGCGGCGGCGGACCGCGATTGGACTTACCGGCACGTCGTGGTGGACGAGGCTCAGGAACTGTCCGAAATGGACTGGCGGGTGCTGATGCGGCGCTGCCCGGGTCGGTCCTTCACGGTAGTGGGCGATCTCGTCCAACGACGGTCGGCGGCCGGCGCGAAATCGTGGAAGACGATGCTCGAGCCCTACGTTCCCGGCCGCTGGCAGTATCGCTCGCTCTCGGTGAACTACCGGACACCGGCGGAGATCATGACCGTGGCCGCGGCACTGCTCGCCGAGTTCGCGCCGGGAGTACAGCCGCCGGAATCGGTTCGCGCGTGCGGCGTGCGGCCCTGGTCCCGGCAGGTCACCGCAGCCGAATTGGACGCGGCAATAGCCGAATTCGTCCAGGAGGAAGCCGGGCGCGAGGGCACCAGCGTGGTGATCGGACCGCCGGGCGTGCCGGGCGCCGTACCGGCCTCGGAGACCAAAGGACTGGAGTTCGACTCGGTGCTGATCGTGGAACCGGAGCGGATCCTGGCCGAAGGCCCACGCGGCACGGCCGAACTGTACGTGGCCCTTACCCGCGCCACCCAGCGGCTGGGTGTCCTGCACCGGGCACCGCTGCCGCCGGCTCTGGCCGGTCTCACGGATGTCGGGGCGCCCGTGCACGCCGGAAACCGATAG
- a CDS encoding MbtH family protein — MSANPFDDEDGRFFVLVNDEAQHSLWPAFADVPHGWRIVFGDGSRAACVEYVEKNWTDLRPAGLREAIAAE, encoded by the coding sequence ATGAGCGCGAATCCCTTCGACGACGAGGACGGCCGGTTCTTCGTTCTGGTGAACGACGAGGCGCAGCATTCGCTGTGGCCGGCCTTCGCCGACGTTCCACACGGGTGGCGAATCGTATTCGGCGACGGCAGCCGGGCCGCCTGCGTGGAATACGTCGAGAAGAACTGGACCGATCTGCGTCCGGCCGGCCTGCGGGAAGCGATAGCGGCCGAATAG